From the genome of Hymenobacter gelipurpurascens:
GCGCTCTTGCTAGCCCAGCGCCATCCGGAGAAAGTGAAACGCTTTGCCGCCACCGGCGCTAACCTCTGGCCCGACTCTACGGCCCTGGTGCCGGAGGTGTGGCAGCAAATGAAACGGGGCTACCAGGAAGGCCGCACGCAAACGTTCACCGACCCAAGCCGCCGAAACGACTGGAAGGTATTTCTGCTTGACTGGCGCCACCCGCACATTTCTTTGGCTTCGCTGGCACAAGTCAAAGCTCCGGCTTTCATCATTGCTGGCGACCGAGACGTGATTCGGGCAGAACATACCCTAGCCATATACCATAATCTGCCGCGCGCCTGGCTCTGGATAGTCCCCAACAGTGGCCACGCGACTTTGCAGGAGCACGCCACCGAATTCAACCAGAAAGTCGACGAGTTCTTTCGAGCGAAACCCATTACGGCTCCTACGCGCTAAGTGCCCTGGCTGCTGATTTACCCCCGACTACTATGTCCATCGGCGAAGCGAACCTGGCGAAGCTGCTGCGCACC
Proteins encoded in this window:
- a CDS encoding alpha/beta fold hydrolase; protein product: MARYSLLLILLIFTRLALGQVVPYGNNPTAGKYATVRGVKLYYETYGVGSTLLLLHGNGGSSKAFQKTIPYFAKHYRVLALDSRAHGKSVDRSDSLSFEMMADDCAALLTQLHLDSAYVLGWSDGGITALLLAQRHPEKVKRFAATGANLWPDSTALVPEVWQQMKRGYQEGRTQTFTDPSRRNDWKVFLLDWRHPHISLASLAQVKAPAFIIAGDRDVIRAEHTLAIYHNLPRAWLWIVPNSGHATLQEHATEFNQKVDEFFRAKPITAPTR